Below is a genomic region from Raphanus sativus cultivar WK10039 chromosome 4, ASM80110v3, whole genome shotgun sequence.
CTCTTGCTCGGGCTTAGTTGTTAACAAAACTAGCCCAATCAAACTTGGCCTATTACATTATGTGATTAAATGCCGATTATTAGCAAATACAGTATTAGCTAGCTCTACTCAATAGTTCGAATTAGGTGTGGATTGTAGATCAATATTGTAGCAGGCGCTTCCCAATAAAATAACGTTATTAGAGCATCTTCAACAGTGAGATTCATTGGAATCCTCAGCACAAGAACATTTCAGATTAATTTTggatatttcaaattaaaaaaaaaagaaaatctaaccAATCGCGAATCGCCACGTTGAATAGTTAACAGATTCACCAGATTTAATCCTTAGCCAAAGATTTTCGTGGCACATAAACCTAAAACTAGCGGGTTCCACATAATTTTATATCCAAGTATAGGTTCTTCCATATATTAAGCATCAATATAACTATGCACTAAGTTAGAAAAAAACTTTCGTACAATATTGCACGTAAGTTATGTAGTTTAATTAGTAACTTAGTTCATCTCTtctaaaacaggtatacaaaaTTAGAGTGTAGTGTAAAGATTCTGTatgtaaattttgaaaaaaaaaatcctcatCATCAAgctgaaaataacaaaaaagacTGACCATAATACTTAAATCTtgaaagattttataaaatattgtgaACTGGAAAAAAATCCAGGAATAATTAGTGCCTTATGGATGAAGCAACCACATAATCTCACAACAGTTTCTAGTAACCTAGCTAGCGTGTATGGTTCTCATCAGAAAGCCATATATGGTCCTTGTCAGTTGTCGCCACCACTGGCACCCATAGCCGGAGACACATCTTCCTTAGTAGAATCTCAGTCCCAGCTGCTTCCATCGTTGTCGACAAAGACTAGACACTAAACCAACAGAACAACAAAGATTAGcaaaaaaacattgaaacaACAAACTTCAAAATTTGACAATAAATTTTCAGACCATCTGCGTTCCTTGCAGCATCAACCAATGCAGTTCTGATCATTTTCACAGGGTCGATAATACCAGATTTCACCATATCGACGTATTCTCCTGAATATATATTGGGACGGAAGTTAGCTCAATATTTAGCAAAATAACAAGATGGACCAACAGCAAGTAGACTTTGAGCTACCTTTAACAGCATCATAACCTAGGTCAGGATTATCTGATTCCAAAAGCTCGTTTACGATGGCTTCACCGTCGACTCCAGCGTTGGAAGCAATAGTGTAAACAGGTGTCTGCATCAAAGAAAGATTTCAAAAAACCGGTTTAAACTAATTATGAAGAATGATGTGAGTGAGAAAAAACCTTGAGAGCGTTTTGGATGATTTGGACACCAAGGTTCTGATCAGAATCATCATCTGTGGAAAGCTTCTCAAGTTCTTTTGACGCGTACAGAAGAGCAACACCACCGCCTGGAACAATACCTTCTTCTAAAGCTGCTTTGGTGGCATTTAGAGCATCGGTTACTCTATCTATCTTTACTTCTCTCTCACTCGATCCTCCAATCTAAAAGCCAAACCCATCATCATTAGATATGCATCAATAAATATCGAGTCCATCAGTGTGTGTTACCAACAGAACAgtttcatctatcttattaaaggtgaagtacaaattcggtgcgtttggatacttggataagattaataaaaaaatttggtgtgtttggttatagctataaaaaatggagtgtttggaaacttgaatagtagtatctattaattgtgtttccatatttcacttagtttaacaatttaattaattatattaccttaataataaattacatcattaattatattaccataataataatagtgcatatttttatttattagttaatcaatattaactttgtgccaattataaaatcaaaaatgctaaataattaggttttatatatgattaaacatttggtttattttattttactaaaatatttttattttagttacaatcggtggaaaattacgtacccaaaaacatagttcaaaaatatgttttgtgaataaaataataacttaaatcaaaatacttaaaatgtcctacatttattgtcacttaattttccactccatataattattttacttgataaaaaaactctttctatttcacttaatttagcaaaacacataaaacagttttttattaatttatataatcatttagacatgaacattatctgtctatttaggtacatgttgttcttttcgggtatcttttttttttggtaaccaagtcccgcttgaatattataaacttatgtgtggattttgagttggatcattctagatctggatgaattcggttctgatgtataggaacgtaaaaatatctaaataaccaatgtatctaaaacgggttcggatatttgtaataaaaataaccatataacctgattcggtccagatcttttgagtatcgttagttaccagatcttttgaatatcgatgtataaaaacatatttcacgggccaatttaacaaaatattaattagttcagttgaaataaatatattttaaaaaattatatgaactgaaaaaatcactataagagtacttacatttggattcaaatcatttttttaataacaaactacacaaatatgttgatttgtatacaaatttaaattacaatgtaaatatttaattgaacacaattaatacagaaataagtcacattgtttaaacaaaatatcaaaataaacagttgcgttctaaaatcatttattttaacaacaagccaaataaatatgttgattggagaaagaataaaataaagccagataaatacatagtttaccagagacactatatatgtcaaatttattataaagaaatttttactaagataaatacattgaataattacaaacaaataatatatttcataaaagtaaaaaataatatccgcgcttcgatatgttgattggagagagaataacacaaagtcagagaaacacatagtttaccagagacactatgtgtgtcaaatttattataaagaaaattttactaaaataaatatgttcaataattacaaacaaataatatatttcataaaagtaaaaaataatacccgcgctttcgaagcgcgggtcaaaatctagttacctTTATTACAGCAACTCTACCAGAAAGCTTATCCAACCTGTCTTGTAACATACCCTTGTCATAGTCAGACTCGCTCGCTTCAACCATGGATCGTATCTGTATGATTATTTAGACTTACAACATATATAACATCCTTCCCATTTTGCAGAAAAAGAGTCAAAGCAGATCACTGACGCTGCTACATTATATAATATGTGAGAAGTATAGACCGACCTGTTCACATCGTTCTCCAATATGTTTCTTGTCACCAGCCCCACCAATAAAAACAGTGCTGTCTTTGGATACAATTACCTGTTCACAAATGAAGATCATGTGATCATGGCTGGCTATGAGATTTTGAgcttcaaaaataatttaataatttttttttttgtaatttggaGGAATATGTCTATTTATGTTAACTCTTAAAAATTGTGTTCAAAACCAATATTTCACTTCGCTATGTCGGCTGCAGTTCTGCATGTGATATCATATAATTGTATCTAAAGGTAAGTAGGAAGTGAGCCAAACCAACCTTTTTGCAGTTTCCAAGCATACTGAGTTCAATTTTCTCAAGACTCATACCTCTGTCTTCTGTTATTACCTGTAAATTAAAATCATCTACCGAGTAGTATTACACATCATGCATGCAATTTGTGTAAGCTTGGAAGATAGTTAAATGGTCTTGCCTGGGCTCCTGTGAGGGTAGCTAGATCGTGCATATAAGCCCTACGGTTTTCTCCAAAACCAGGGGCCTTCACAGCACAGAGCTATATATAATAATGTGATGGCATTTACATTAAACCAAGCAAGCAAAAAAAGATATACTAAGAACATATAACAAAACGCTGAAAAGGAAAACCTTCATTTCACCACTAGGAGTTTCCCAACTTAGCCCTTGCCTAGTAACATCGCGAGAACGAGGCGTTTTCCAAATCAGCCCACCAACAGAAAAACTGTCCAAATCCTCCGCAATGATCAGTAACGacctttttttctgaaaaaaaaagagcagagaaaatatatattcagaGACAAAATAACTTGAACATTACTGAAAAATCAGCAAATGATTTATACCTTGAGGGCCAAGTCTAAGACTTTAGTCATATATTCAAATTTGGTAACTTTCGCCTTGTTGAAATAGTGACGGAGAGGATATTCCAGCTTCTGCAAAAACCATATCAAAATACATAATACTGATTAAAGTAACCAGGTTGTGCATCAGTA
It encodes:
- the LOC108852613 gene encoding chaperonin CPN60-like 1, mitochondrial isoform X1, translated to MYRLVSNIASKSRNARKCTTQIGSRLSSTRSYSAKDKRSGVNKELSDTGQVTMGPKQCRAKGCNVTIEQSSEGNITITHSWRRRAPKVTKDDVTVAKSIESKDRVDKKVFASPVKPVSKATNNVAVYGTTYATVLTRAILTEACKSIASWTNERELTRGIKLAVGTVLKNLKCRARMIRTFEEIAQVGTTSANGDKEIGELIAKAIESVGKEGVITVQAGNTWSNELEVVEGMKIDRGYRSPLFITNKKNQTCELEDPLILIHEKEITSPDPMSKVTGPDSISTVLELALQKLEYPLRHYFNKAKVTKFEYMTKVLDLALKKKRSLLIIAEDLDSFSVGGLIWKTPRSRDVTRQGLSWETPSGEMKLCAVKAPGFGENRRAYMHDLATLTGAQVITEDRGMSLEKIELSMLGNCKKVIVSKDSTVFIGGAGDKKHIGERCEQIRSMVEASESDYDKGMLQDRLDKLSGRVAVIKIGGSSEREVKIDRVTDALNATKAALEEGIVPGGGVALLYASKELEKLSTDDDSDQNLGVQIIQNALKTPVYTIASNAGVDGEAIVNELLESDNPDLGYDAVKGEYVDMVKSGIIDPVKMIRTALVDAARNADVSSLCRQRWKQLGLRFY
- the LOC108852613 gene encoding chaperonin CPN60-like 1, mitochondrial isoform X2, which encodes MYRLVSNIASKSRNARKCTTQIGSRLSSTRSYSAKDKRSGVNKELSDTGQVTMGPKQCRAKGCNVTIEQSSEGNITITHSWRRRAPKVTKDDVTVAKSIESKDRVDKKVFASPVKPVSKATNNVAVYGTTYATVLTRAILTEACKSIASWTNERELTRGIKLAVGTVLKNLKCRARMIRTFEEIAQVGTTSANGDKEIGELIAKAIESVGKEGVITVQAGNTWSNELEVVEGMKIDRGYRSPLFITNKKNQTCELEDPLILIHEKEITSPDPMSKVTGPDSISTVLELALQKLEYPLRHYFNKAKVTKFEYMTKVLDLALKKKRSLLIIAEDLDSFSVGGLIWKTPRSRDVTRQGLSWETPSGEMKLCAVKAPGFGENRRAYMHDLATLTGAQVITEDRGMSLEKIELSMLGNCKKVIVSKDSTVFIGGAGDKKHIGERCEQIRSMVEASESDYDKGMLQDRLDKLSGRVAVIKIGGSSEREVKIDRVTDALNATKAALEEGIVPGGGVALLYASKELEKLSTDDDSDQNLGVQIIQNALKTPVYTIASNAGVDGEAIVNELLESDNPDLGYDAVKGEYVDMVKSGIIDPVKMIRTALVDAARNADVFVDNDGSSWD